The following is a genomic window from Acidobacteriota bacterium.
TTGCTGAACTCAATTTCAATAATGTGCTTGGCTTTGCCACAAATTCCGGCGGACTCACTTCGCATTCGGCAATTATCGCCAGAGCTTTAAATATTCCGGCGGTCGTCGGTCTGCATGACATCACCCTGAAAATCAAAACCGGCGACGCAATGGTGATTGATGGAACCGCAGGCGAAGTCATCCTGCGTCCGACCAAACCGTTGATTCGCGATTATCTCGAAAAGAGCGAGCACGAAGCGAAACGCCCCACTAATTCGGCAACCAGAGTCGCCGAACCGACGATGACCATTGATGGGGTTCGCATTAAATTGCGCGCCAATCTTGAACTCCCGAATGAGATTGTTTCGCTGCCGTTATTTGGCGCAGAGGGCATCGGGCTTTATCGTTCGGAATTCATGTTTTTAAATCGTTTGCCGAATTTGCCCGATGAAGAAGAGCAATGTCTGCTCTATTCCTGGCTTGCCGAATCGGCAGGCGACGCGGGCGCAAGCATTCGCATTTTTGATTTGGGCGGCGATAAACTTTCACTGCAAGGGTTTGAAGGCGAAGCCAACCCGGCGCTCGGTATGCGGGCGATTCGTCTATCGCTCAGGGTGCAGGAAATTTTCAAAACCCAGTTGCGCGCCATTTTTCGCGCCAATATGCAGGGCAATTTGCGAGTCATTTTGCCGCTGGTCACGACCATCAATGAACTGAGAGAAGCCAAAAAAATTATTGAAGAGGTCAAGCGCGACCTCAAAAACGAGCGCGTCAAATATAATCCCAACACCAAACTCGGGGTAATGATTGAAGTACCCGCTGCCGCGATGATGGCGGATTTGTTTGCCCACGAATCCGATTATTTATGCGTAGGGACGAATGATTTGATTCAGTATATCCTGGCGGTTGACCGCGCCAATGAAAGCGTTGCGCATCTTTATCAACCGTTTCATCCGGCAGTGCTGAGGACACTGGCGCATCTGGTGCGGGTTGCCGAAGCGGAAAATAAACCCCTGGAAGTTTGCGGCGAGATGGCATCAGACCCTGTGCAGGCGATTGCTTTGGTTGGGCTTGGCGTGCGCACCCTGAGCATGGTGCCGACCTCGATTCCGCTGATCAAAAATGCGCTCGCGACCATCGATTGCTCCAGTGTGCGCGAGTTGATGACCAAAGCCTTGAAACTCGCATCCGCCGATGAAGTGCAGGAGTTGCTCTCAAAAGAACTCCCCAATCAAGCGCCGCGATTAGTCGCCGCACTGGCTTCGCAAAGTTAGAGGAATTTGCGACTGGCTTTACTTTGACTTTGTTGAGACAGCAATCTTTGACCGCGTCGTTGGGAAATCGCGGTCAGAGACCGCTCTCTCAACAACCTTCATCTAAACCGGAATGCAGAAGATTGGTACACGACACATTAAGAATAAGCCCGGTTTATCGGCATTTTTTCAACATCGAGTGAACCAACCTCTTGTATCTCGGTTTAGCAATCGTGGTCAAAGACCGTTTGCTCAACCTTAGAATGGTTTGGCAAACCGCTGTAGTCATTTTCTGCGTTTGAAAAAATAGACCGGATCGCCTTGTGAGCCATAGACGGTTACCAATTCCCAACCCTTCTCGCCTAACTTATCCAGGTTTGATTCCAGTGGGAACGCTTCACGAAAAGCGCCAATATTTTCTTTGCGCATGGTTGCGCTGGTCGAAGATGAAAGGTTGGTGGTGCCGCCTTGAACGACTAAATATTCCCATTGCTCTGCGGCAACCGCTTCTGTGGATGCCGCCGCGTCTTTGCTCTTTTGGAAAACTGTGTTGGCGGTCACGCCGATGACAAATATCAAAATTAATCCAGCAGTTGAAATGAAGATGATGCGCCGCATATATTCTCTCCTCTTTTGGGTTGAAGTTACTGATAAGCGTTTAAACGGCGCACCGGCAGATTGGTTCAGACTTTAAGTCGTGGTTAAACGCGAATCGTGAAGGGTTGTGAACGTTGATTATTTTCAATCACAACGATTTGATTATCGGTGTCGGAAATCAGTTTGAGTTTCTTGGCTTTCAGGCGAATGCTCAGCGAATTGGTCGCGGCATCGAAAACAAAAGGCATTTCAATGATTTTCCCATTGATTTCAACTTGCGCGGCAGCAGTGAAATCCTGTCCCGTGATGGTCAGCAGTTTTTTGACATAGGTTACATTCGCAATCACAGGTTTTTTCGGCGGCGGCGGCACATCAGGGACAGGGTCGGCGATGTTGTAAACCACCAGCGCAAAATCCTGATCCAATTCACTATCGTTTCCCGGTACGCCATTGCCTGCGATATTGGCAGCGCGAATTGTAATCGTGAAATTGCCTGCTACGCCTTCCGGTATCAGTTCAGGTTTGATGAAAACGCTTTCAACATTATTCAAATGGTCGGCTTCGCCATCGGCAATTGAAAAGGCTTCGGAAAAATTATTGCCGCGATAAATGGTCGCATCGCCAACCTTCACTTCCAAGTCCAAATCATTAACCAGTACCGCACCGAGAAGCGCGCCCGGCGCATCCGTCCACGCAAGGGTCAAGCGCAAAGGTTTGGTGCGGTCAGCAAGCGAGCCGCGCAATTCATAAACCTGTCCGCTTGCCGTAAAGCGTTCCGTTTGATCAATGAGTTTGCGCGTGGTCGCATCGAAGGTTTGCGCCAGATTCAAAAGCCCCCAGCCCTGTCGCGCTTGCGGTAAATTGCCTCCAGCATTTTCGCCGTTCATATACGAAGCGGCATTGATGAGAAAAGCTTTGGTCATCGCCGGCGACGGCGCATGGTTGTTGCCGAGCAGGTTGTTCTGCGCAAAATATTTTCTCAGCAACCCGGCGGCTCCGGTGACGTGCGGCGCGGCAAGCGATGTTCCCGAAGACCAGGTGTAGAGTTGTTGCCCGGCAGGTTGAAAAATCGGCACGCCCGGACAAAGCCCCAACCCGAAAAAGTTTTGTGATTGCGAAGCCGCGCCGTGAACGTGGGTGCCGGGTGCAGCAAGGTCAGGTTTGGCGCGACCATCAGCGGTTGGTCCCCCGGATGAAAAACGCAGAATATCCTGCGCACTGTCCGCGCCATCGGGACCGATGCCGCCAAGCCCGTCGTTATTGCATGAATCCAATCCCGTGGGTCGGTAATTTTCACTTGCGGCAACCGACAAAACATTTTTTGCAGCGCCGGGTGAACTAACGCGACCACCGGCTCCGTCATTACCTGCCGAGAACACAAACAGCATTTCCTGATTTCCTGAAACCGCAGGTTGCGCGTCACGCGCCAGCGCATCGTATTGTTGAGAAATGATGTCATAAGCGTTTAAACTCGTGCCCCAACTGTTATTCGAGATGCGCGCCCCGGCTGCATAAGCAGCGGAAATCACATTAGTGAAATTCAAATTTGCCGGTTGCAATCCGTTATCCGTAAAGATGCGCGAAGAACCGATGCGGCTTTGCGGGTCAACCCCCAAACCATACAAATAGCCTGCGTCGTCTTGCATACCATCAGCCCCGTTGCCGCAGATAATCGAGGCGACCAGTGTGCCATGTCCTCTGATGTCTTCGCTGTTCGCGGTGTAGTTTTTCACATAGACGATGCGGCTTTGATTCTGCGCGTCGAGAAAATCGGGATGCAAAAGG
Proteins encoded in this region:
- the ptsP gene encoding phosphoenolpyruvate--protein phosphotransferase, producing the protein MDFSNESSPIKKPTQRDVRMQGLAASSGIAVGRALRLDEKGRQQIFYVVVSSNQVRSEVRRLRDAITEARAQLEEIRSKLVRELGIEHSYILDSHLMMLEDERFQAELKQEIRARKINAEWAVRAVTDRIVSAYKQVQDSYLRERSTDLEDVAARLINILSGHTKFNPEELNEKVVLVAEDILPSTVAELNFNNVLGFATNSGGLTSHSAIIARALNIPAVVGLHDITLKIKTGDAMVIDGTAGEVILRPTKPLIRDYLEKSEHEAKRPTNSATRVAEPTMTIDGVRIKLRANLELPNEIVSLPLFGAEGIGLYRSEFMFLNRLPNLPDEEEQCLLYSWLAESAGDAGASIRIFDLGGDKLSLQGFEGEANPALGMRAIRLSLRVQEIFKTQLRAIFRANMQGNLRVILPLVTTINELREAKKIIEEVKRDLKNERVKYNPNTKLGVMIEVPAAAMMADLFAHESDYLCVGTNDLIQYILAVDRANESVAHLYQPFHPAVLRTLAHLVRVAEAENKPLEVCGEMASDPVQAIALVGLGVRTLSMVPTSIPLIKNALATIDCSSVRELMTKALKLASADEVQELLSKELPNQAPRLVAALASQS
- a CDS encoding S8 family serine peptidase gives rise to the protein MAHSISQKINKTLLIFVFMIFACAALVGVNASSVPPGKASPDSQAILFRRGAIDTRAQAHLDTSREDRLALQKNIATQGFAARKQLRIVQFVDAIRPDWFQQLKATGAEIIAYIPHNAYLIRGDEMEMARVAELDAQEAADDARPLRWMSRLQPLQKIAPELDASLQGNASNDARVTIELIAAPEAQDDLEYIQAIAKNVDALTTPQKFLHYQIISAIVPAGELVKIAALDEVVFVEPAASFTLHDERSLQIIAANLNEGRTEPTTAGYLNWLAEKGLNTQGDFIIDVADSGVDRGSLLPTLLHPDFLDAQNQSRIVYVKNYTANSEDIRGHGTLVASIICGNGADGMQDDAGYLYGLGVDPQSRIGSSRIFTDNGLQPANLNFTNVISAAYAAGARISNNSWGTSLNAYDIISQQYDALARDAQPAVSGNQEMLFVFSAGNDGAGGRVSSPGAAKNVLSVAASENYRPTGLDSCNNDGLGGIGPDGADSAQDILRFSSGGPTADGRAKPDLAAPGTHVHGAASQSQNFFGLGLCPGVPIFQPAGQQLYTWSSGTSLAAPHVTGAAGLLRKYFAQNNLLGNNHAPSPAMTKAFLINAASYMNGENAGGNLPQARQGWGLLNLAQTFDATTRKLIDQTERFTASGQVYELRGSLADRTKPLRLTLAWTDAPGALLGAVLVNDLDLEVKVGDATIYRGNNFSEAFSIADGEADHLNNVESVFIKPELIPEGVAGNFTITIRAANIAGNGVPGNDSELDQDFALVVYNIADPVPDVPPPPKKPVIANVTYVKKLLTITGQDFTAAAQVEINGKIIEMPFVFDAATNSLSIRLKAKKLKLISDTDNQIVVIENNQRSQPFTIRV